From Diceros bicornis minor isolate mBicDic1 chromosome 8, mDicBic1.mat.cur, whole genome shotgun sequence, a single genomic window includes:
- the PI4K2B gene encoding phosphatidylinositol 4-kinase type 2-beta has protein sequence MAESSEPGRRASADGGRLEEDDDEEREPLLPRIAWAQPRKAAPGSAVRLLETAQEEDAASPGEAGDKELLLRPRDAPRCPSGDGRAPRSRPVGSELNTFLDDPEFADVILKAEQAIEFGVFPERISQGSSGSYFVKDPKRKIIGVFKPKSEEPYGQLNPKWTKYVHKVCCPCCFGRGCLLPNQGYLSEAGASLVDRKLHLGIVPKTRVVWLVSETFNYSTIDRAKSRGKKYALEKVPKVGRKFHRIGLPPKIGSFQLFVEGYKEAEYWLRKFEADPLPENIRKQFQSQFERLVVLDYIIRNTDRGNDNWLIRCEKQKNGKEIKETEWIDDKEPLIKIAAIDNGLAFPFKHPDEWRAYPFHWAWLPQAKVPFSEEIRNLILPYISDMNFVQDLCEDLYELFKTDKGFDKATFESQMSVMRGQILNLTQALRDGKSPVQLVQMPCVIVERSQGGNQGRIVHLSNFFTQTVHCRKPFFSSW, from the exons ATGGCGGAGTCCTCCGAGCCCGGGCGGCGGGCGTCCGCGGACGGCGGGCGCCTGGAGGAGGACGACGACGAGGAGCGGGAGCCGCTGCTGCCGCGAATCGCCTGGGCCCAGCCGCGGAAGGCCGCGCCGGGGAGCGCCGTGAGGCTGCTGGAGACTGCTCAGGAGGAGGACGCGGCCTCCCCGGGCGAGGCCGGCGACAAGGAACTGCTGCTCCGGCCCAGGGACGCGCCCCGCTGTCCCTCCGGGGACGGCAGGGCCCCCCGGAGCCGCCCCGTGGGTTCAG AGTTGAATACATTCTTGGACGATCCAGAATTTGCTGATGTTATATTGAAAGCAGAGCAAGCAATAGAATTTGGAGTTTTTCCAGAAAGAATCTCTCAAGGTTCAAGTGGAAGTTACTTTGTGAAGGATCCTAAGAGG aaaattatTGGTGTGTTTAAACCCAAATCAGAAGAGCCTTATGGTCAACTGAACCCAAAATGGACCAAGTATGTTCATAAGGTCTGCTGCCCTTGCTGCTTTGGCAGAGGCTGCCTGCTTCCTAATCAGGGATACCTTTCTGAAGCTGGTGCCTCCCTTGTGGACAGAAAGCTTCATCTGGGCATTGTACCTAAAACAAGG GTGGTTTGGCTTGTCAGTGAGACATTTAACTACAGTACAATTGACCGTGCAAAATCTAGAGGCAAAAAATATGCTTTAGAGAAAGTGCCAAAAGTAGGTAGAAAATTTCATCGGATAGGACTCCCTCCTAAG ATTGGTTCCTTTCAGTTATTTGTTGAAGGTTACAAGGAGGCTGAATATTGGCTTAGGAAATTTGAAGCTGACCCTTTGCCTGAGAATATTAGAAAACAATTTCAGTCACAGTTTGAAAGATTAGTTGTTTTGGATTACATCATCAGAAATACAG ACAGGGGAAATGATAATTGGTTAATCAGATGTGAAaagcagaaaaatggaaaggaaattaag gAAACAGAGTGGATTGATGATAAAGAACCACTTATTAAAATAGCTGCAATTGATAATGGTCTAGCGTTTCCTTTTAAGCATCCTGATGAGTGGAGAGCAT ATCCATTTCACTGGGCTtggcttcctcaagcaaaagttCCTTTTTCTGAAGAAATAAGAAACTTGATTCTACCATATATTTCTGACATGAACTTCGTGCAAGATTTATGTGAAGATCTTTATGAACTTTTTAAG ACTGACAAAGGATTTGACAAAGCCACTTTTGAAAGTCAAATGTCTGTGATGAGGGGTCAG ATCTTAAATCTGACTCAGGCATTGAGAGATGGAAAGAGCCCTGTCCAGCTGGTACAGATGCCTTGCGTGATTGTGGAGCGCAGTCAAGGTGGAAATCAGGGTCGGATTGTTCACCTCAGCAATTTCTTCACCCAGACTGTCCATTGCAGGAagccatttttttcctcctggtaG